In Pseudomonas sp. DNDY-54, a genomic segment contains:
- a CDS encoding transporter substrate-binding domain-containing protein, which yields MRYLLQTILALLLPASTLAAPLSAVAVDDYRPLKAAEQELLAEGFEAVWLASLGKELGRDIVLNDAPAQSELRIGVTASGPAYYSSEIAALTAAETGPAGWAELAGKAFCVTVGSPHLTTVTSRFGAIARVYPSVAQALIGLKLGECEAVVDNRLLLEQIAELPEWRRFNRMLSGLNDVAVELRVEAEDATLQQQIQEVMASNRGSKMLSEITQHWIDEVAFQAYVLADTLDCH from the coding sequence ATGCGATATCTGCTGCAAACGATACTCGCGTTGTTGCTGCCGGCGAGCACGCTCGCAGCACCTTTATCCGCCGTAGCGGTTGACGATTATCGACCGCTCAAAGCCGCCGAGCAGGAGCTGCTTGCGGAAGGCTTTGAGGCAGTCTGGCTGGCGAGTCTGGGTAAAGAGCTGGGCCGGGATATCGTGTTAAACGACGCACCCGCACAATCCGAGCTGCGAATAGGAGTGACCGCATCCGGCCCTGCATACTATTCCAGCGAAATCGCGGCGCTTACGGCAGCTGAAACGGGACCGGCCGGATGGGCAGAGCTCGCCGGTAAAGCGTTCTGCGTCACGGTGGGGAGCCCTCACCTCACTACGGTGACGTCCCGCTTTGGGGCTATCGCACGTGTTTATCCAAGTGTGGCGCAAGCCCTGATCGGGCTGAAGCTCGGCGAGTGCGAGGCGGTCGTCGATAATCGTCTGCTGTTGGAGCAGATCGCTGAGCTGCCGGAATGGCGTCGATTCAATCGAATGTTGTCAGGATTGAATGATGTCGCAGTCGAGCTACGGGTCGAAGCTGAAGACGCGACACTGCAACAACAAATTCAGGAGGTCATGGCTAGCAATCGGGGCAGCAAGATGCTGTCCGAAATCACGCAGCACTGGATCGATGAAGTGGCTTTTCAAGCGTACGTGTTGGCCGACACCTTGGATTGCCATTGA
- a CDS encoding YbaB/EbfC family nucleoid-associated protein, translating into MMKGGMAGLMKQAQQMQEKMQKMQEELANAEVTGQSGAGLVSVVMNGRHDVKRVSLDDSLMQEDKEILEDLIAAAVNDAVRKIEQNSKEKMAGMTDGMQLPPGFKMPF; encoded by the coding sequence ATGATGAAAGGTGGCATGGCCGGGCTGATGAAGCAGGCGCAGCAGATGCAGGAAAAAATGCAGAAGATGCAGGAGGAGCTGGCCAACGCTGAGGTAACCGGCCAATCCGGTGCCGGTTTGGTGAGCGTCGTGATGAACGGGCGACACGATGTCAAACGTGTAAGCCTCGACGACAGTCTTATGCAGGAAGACAAGGAGATCCTCGAGGACCTGATTGCAGCTGCGGTTAATGATGCGGTGCGCAAAATCGAGCAGAACAGTAAGGAAAAAATGGCTGGCATGACTGATGGTATGCAGTTGCCGCCGGGTTTCAAGATGCCATTCTGA
- the dnaX gene encoding DNA polymerase III subunit gamma/tau: MSYQVLARKWRPRSFREMVGQTHVLKALINALDSQRLHHAYLFTGTRGVGKTTIARIIAKCLNCETGISSSPCGECSVCREIDEGRFVDLIEVDAASRTKVEDTRELLDNVQYAPSRGRYKVYLIDEVHMLSSHSFNALLKTLEEPPPHVKFLLATTDPQKLPVTILSRCLQFSLKNMPPERVVEHLTHVLGVEQVPFEEDALWLLGRAADGSMRDAMSLTDQAIAFGEGQVLAADVRSMLGTLDHGQVYGVLHALLEGDARALLEAVRHLAEQGPDWGGVLAEILNVLHRVAIAQALPDAVDNGQGDRDRVLALAQALPAEDVQFYYQMGLIGRRDLPLAPDPRSGFEMVLLRMLAFRPADSEGAPRTTLKSLGVSPATTDSDTANVAGPATSARPVRDPIAAPPSPAPAPAPARLASADALPPKQPEPDPVTAETSFVPQSEPVTDAAPVNAKAASKPGPVPPVVDVPWNEPPDTPPVAVESEAQERRSEPAEAAAHHAAVVAVSEPDDDEPPLTDEDYFEVETQAEAYMDELDDDPVPGPQVVEPAPAAEPATGLAAEWLDIYLKLGLGGLTGSIAANCTLISVEGDRWLMHLDPGQSALFNATQHRRLNDALNQYHGRVLQLDIELQTPQQETPAQAAARRRSERQRAAEQSIQADPVVQQLMQQFAAVIRDGTIEPVEHSEP, from the coding sequence ATGAGTTATCAGGTACTAGCCCGCAAATGGCGTCCGCGCTCGTTCCGCGAAATGGTCGGGCAGACGCATGTGCTCAAGGCCCTGATCAATGCGTTGGACAGCCAACGCCTGCACCACGCCTATCTCTTCACGGGTACTCGAGGTGTTGGCAAAACCACCATTGCACGGATCATCGCCAAGTGCCTCAATTGCGAGACCGGCATCAGTTCCTCCCCATGCGGTGAATGCTCGGTTTGTCGAGAGATCGACGAGGGTCGTTTCGTCGATTTGATCGAAGTTGACGCCGCGAGCCGCACCAAGGTCGAGGATACGCGCGAGCTTCTGGACAACGTGCAGTACGCACCCAGCCGCGGTCGCTACAAGGTCTACCTGATCGACGAAGTGCACATGCTTTCGTCGCACTCGTTCAACGCGCTGCTCAAAACGCTTGAGGAGCCGCCACCCCACGTTAAATTCCTACTGGCTACCACGGATCCGCAGAAGCTGCCGGTCACCATTCTGTCCCGTTGTCTGCAATTTTCGCTGAAAAACATGCCGCCGGAGCGTGTAGTCGAGCACCTTACCCACGTGCTTGGCGTCGAGCAGGTTCCTTTCGAAGAGGATGCGCTCTGGCTGCTCGGGCGCGCCGCCGATGGTTCCATGCGCGATGCCATGAGTCTGACCGATCAGGCCATCGCCTTTGGCGAGGGCCAGGTGCTGGCGGCGGATGTTCGAAGCATGCTTGGCACCCTCGATCACGGGCAGGTGTATGGCGTGCTGCATGCGCTGCTGGAAGGCGATGCCCGGGCGCTGCTCGAAGCGGTGCGCCATCTCGCCGAGCAAGGCCCCGACTGGGGGGGCGTGTTGGCAGAAATTCTCAACGTGCTGCATCGTGTCGCTATCGCGCAGGCGTTGCCGGATGCAGTGGACAACGGGCAGGGTGACCGCGACAGAGTGCTGGCGCTGGCGCAGGCGTTACCCGCCGAAGATGTGCAGTTCTATTACCAGATGGGCCTGATCGGCCGGCGCGATCTTCCATTAGCGCCTGATCCTCGCAGCGGCTTCGAAATGGTGTTGTTGCGTATGCTTGCGTTTAGGCCGGCGGACAGTGAAGGCGCGCCGCGAACGACATTAAAGAGCTTGGGAGTCAGTCCGGCCACGACTGATTCCGATACAGCGAACGTGGCCGGTCCAGCAACGTCGGCTCGGCCGGTTCGTGATCCGATCGCCGCTCCACCTTCGCCCGCGCCCGCGCCGGCGCCGGCGCGGCTGGCCTCCGCTGACGCGCTGCCCCCGAAACAACCAGAGCCAGATCCGGTTACGGCTGAGACGTCTTTTGTTCCGCAATCGGAGCCCGTCACGGATGCCGCTCCGGTTAATGCAAAGGCTGCTTCAAAGCCAGGGCCTGTCCCCCCGGTTGTCGACGTCCCCTGGAACGAGCCGCCTGACACGCCGCCTGTCGCGGTGGAGAGCGAGGCGCAGGAGCGCCGGTCCGAGCCCGCCGAAGCGGCAGCGCATCATGCGGCAGTCGTTGCAGTGAGCGAGCCGGACGATGACGAACCGCCGCTGACCGACGAGGATTATTTCGAGGTCGAAACCCAGGCTGAAGCCTATATGGATGAGCTGGATGATGATCCAGTGCCAGGACCGCAGGTCGTTGAGCCCGCACCCGCAGCCGAGCCTGCAACAGGCCTGGCTGCTGAGTGGCTTGATATCTATTTGAAGCTTGGCCTCGGAGGTCTGACCGGCAGCATCGCGGCCAACTGCACGCTGATCTCAGTAGAAGGCGATCGTTGGCTCATGCACCTCGACCCAGGACAGAGCGCGCTATTTAATGCGACACAGCATCGGCGCTTGAACGATGCGTTGAACCAGTACCATGGTCGCGTGTTACAGCTGGACATCGAACTCCAGACACCCCAGCAGGAAACGCCAGCCCAAGCCGCTGCGCGGCGCCGCAGTGAGAGGCAGCGAGCCGCTGAACAGTCGATTCAGGCCGACCCCGTCGTGCAACAATTGATGCAGCAATTCGCCGCCGTCATTCGTGACGGTACCATCGAACCCGTAGAACACTCCGAACCCTGA
- a CDS encoding ABC transporter ATP-binding protein, whose translation MQLRFEEVDKHFGQLEVIKGFSGEFAQGELVALVGPSGCGKSTLLHLVAGLENPTAGRVLADGKTIPGPSPRRTLVFQEHALYPWLSLQANVAMALELQGTAKSDAFEQAKAWLARVSLDGFEHYYPHQVSGGMRQRTALARAFIAKPEVLLLDEPFGALDALTRMALQDVLRELIDEHQPTVLLVTHDVDEALYLADHVLVFSARPARVLKTFNFTHCDKSHDLSEFAAERREILRLLGIKTEVGH comes from the coding sequence ATGCAGCTCAGGTTTGAAGAAGTAGACAAGCACTTCGGTCAGCTTGAAGTTATCAAAGGCTTCAGCGGCGAGTTTGCTCAAGGAGAGTTGGTCGCGCTGGTTGGGCCGTCCGGTTGTGGCAAGTCGACGCTGTTGCATCTTGTCGCCGGGCTGGAGAACCCGACTGCAGGCCGCGTTCTCGCCGATGGCAAAACAATTCCAGGCCCTAGTCCTCGGCGTACGCTGGTCTTTCAAGAGCATGCGTTGTACCCCTGGCTGTCATTGCAAGCGAATGTTGCCATGGCGCTGGAACTACAAGGGACCGCCAAATCCGACGCGTTCGAGCAGGCGAAGGCGTGGCTCGCCCGGGTCAGTCTGGATGGTTTCGAGCACTACTACCCGCATCAGGTATCGGGCGGCATGCGGCAGCGGACTGCATTGGCTCGCGCATTTATTGCCAAGCCTGAAGTGCTGCTGCTTGATGAGCCTTTCGGTGCGCTCGATGCACTGACACGGATGGCATTGCAGGACGTGTTGCGCGAGCTGATCGACGAGCATCAACCGACCGTTCTGTTGGTGACCCACGATGTCGACGAGGCGCTGTACCTGGCCGATCACGTTCTGGTGTTCAGTGCGCGACCCGCGCGCGTGCTAAAGACGTTTAATTTCACCCACTGCGACAAAAGCCACGATCTTTCAGAATTTGCGGCGGAACGGAGAGAGATTCTTCGTTTGTTGGGCATCAAGACAGAGGTAGGCCACTGA
- a CDS encoding adenine phosphoribosyltransferase, with amino-acid sequence MIFDEFSIKKLIRPVPDFPKPGVVFRDITPLLQSPKALRMVADSMIQRYVETDFTHVGALDARGFIIGSIIAYELNRPLILFRKKGKLPADVLAASYSTEYGEAFLEVHADSLCEGDSVLLLDDLIATGGTLVAAAQLVRRMGAHIHEAAAIIDLPELGGSRKLQDMGIPTFTLTAFELTER; translated from the coding sequence ATGATTTTCGACGAGTTTTCCATCAAGAAGCTGATACGCCCAGTTCCGGACTTCCCCAAGCCGGGCGTAGTTTTCCGAGATATCACACCGCTGCTGCAGTCACCCAAGGCGCTGCGCATGGTCGCGGATAGCATGATCCAGCGCTATGTCGAAACGGATTTCACACATGTCGGCGCGCTGGACGCCCGTGGCTTCATAATCGGCTCGATCATTGCCTACGAACTGAACAGGCCGCTCATTCTGTTCCGCAAGAAGGGCAAGCTCCCGGCCGATGTGTTGGCAGCGTCATACAGCACTGAGTATGGCGAAGCCTTCCTTGAAGTCCACGCGGACAGCCTCTGTGAGGGCGATTCGGTTTTGTTGCTGGATGATCTGATCGCAACGGGCGGAACACTGGTCGCCGCGGCTCAACTGGTTCGCCGGATGGGCGCGCATATCCACGAAGCCGCGGCAATCATCGACCTGCCTGAGCTTGGCGGATCACGCAAACTGCAGGACATGGGTATACCTACCTTCACCCTGACCGCGTTCGAACTGACCGAGCGCTAA
- a CDS encoding ABC transporter permease, with the protein MSQGRRLTGPKKYLAVVLAILFILLIWQIAAWSLPAFLMPGIPVVFERLFATVQESEFREGLYGSMSRLGSGYSFALLFGIGFGLVGGVLFFFREILRSAIVILQSIPSIAWVPLFLIVMGFGNLPIIVVVALAAFFPMALSVMNATESVQPVHVSAARVMGASRWQLLRRVYLPAVMPELITGAQLAFGNAWRALISAEMLIGFGQGLGRSLAYSGEIADMIGVMMNILVIAILATMIDQVVLEKFKQRMLRYQYV; encoded by the coding sequence ATGAGCCAGGGACGTCGTCTTACCGGTCCGAAAAAATACCTCGCTGTGGTTCTGGCGATTCTATTCATTCTGTTGATCTGGCAGATCGCCGCGTGGAGCCTTCCAGCGTTTCTGATGCCGGGCATTCCGGTCGTTTTCGAACGGTTGTTCGCCACGGTGCAGGAGTCGGAGTTCCGCGAGGGTTTGTATGGCAGCATGAGCCGGCTGGGTAGCGGCTATAGCTTCGCACTGCTGTTCGGTATCGGTTTTGGTCTGGTGGGGGGCGTGCTGTTCTTCTTCCGCGAAATCCTTCGCTCCGCCATCGTCATTCTTCAATCGATTCCGTCGATTGCCTGGGTGCCTCTGTTTCTTATCGTGATGGGTTTCGGCAATCTACCCATCATCGTAGTGGTCGCATTGGCTGCCTTCTTCCCCATGGCGCTTTCAGTAATGAACGCGACCGAAAGCGTTCAGCCGGTCCATGTGTCGGCCGCCCGGGTGATGGGCGCCTCTCGTTGGCAGTTGCTGCGGCGAGTCTACTTGCCAGCGGTCATGCCGGAACTGATTACCGGCGCGCAACTGGCCTTCGGCAATGCCTGGCGCGCACTTATCTCGGCGGAGATGCTGATTGGTTTTGGGCAGGGGCTGGGACGCTCACTGGCCTATTCCGGTGAAATCGCCGACATGATTGGCGTCATGATGAACATCTTGGTCATTGCGATTCTCGCAACCATGATCGATCAGGTGGTGCTGGAGAAGTTCAAGCAACGGATGCTCCGCTACCAGTACGTCTGA
- the recR gene encoding recombination mediator RecR, giving the protein MSFSPLIRQLIDALRILPGVGQKTAQRMALQMLERDRSGGLRLAQALTRAMEEVGYCRQCRTLSEDQLCLQCADPRRDDSLLCIVQSPVDVFAVEQTGFRGRYFVLKGHLSPLDGLGPEAIGIPELLVRVAEGNFSEAILATNPTVEGEATAHYIAQLLIPKGLTLSRIAHGVPLGGELDLVDGGTLAHAFAGRKTITL; this is encoded by the coding sequence ATGTCTTTCAGTCCGCTTATTCGCCAACTTATCGACGCACTGCGGATTCTTCCCGGTGTAGGTCAGAAGACCGCCCAACGCATGGCGCTGCAGATGCTCGAGCGTGACCGCAGCGGTGGGTTGCGGTTGGCTCAGGCGCTTACGCGAGCGATGGAAGAGGTGGGCTACTGCCGTCAGTGTCGTACGCTTTCCGAGGATCAGCTTTGCCTGCAGTGCGCCGATCCCCGACGGGACGACTCGTTGCTCTGTATCGTGCAAAGCCCTGTCGACGTCTTTGCCGTTGAGCAGACGGGTTTTCGCGGGCGCTACTTTGTGCTCAAGGGGCACCTGTCTCCGCTCGATGGCCTGGGTCCCGAAGCGATCGGCATTCCTGAGCTGCTCGTGCGGGTGGCTGAAGGCAATTTCAGCGAGGCGATCCTTGCGACTAACCCCACCGTCGAAGGTGAAGCAACCGCACATTACATCGCTCAGCTCCTGATCCCGAAGGGGCTTACGCTCAGCCGCATCGCCCATGGCGTGCCGCTAGGCGGTGAGCTCGATCTGGTCGATGGCGGTACGCTCGCTCATGCCTTCGCTGGACGGAAAACCATTACGCTTTGA
- a CDS encoding ABC transporter substrate-binding protein — MKAKHWLVPALMLFSAFAQAQETFKVGYIRVMDDAQAMVAYEGEFYKKHGLDVELVEFSSGTDLIKAIIGGQLDTGVLGFTNAVAWASKGADLKVVGGAQQGYHSIVAREGTGIEKIADLKGKILASQKEGSTADAVLRGVTLKDAGISPSDVNIMGTSPAVAVQSLVSGRTDAAFLFEPYDRIAQLVAPVKQIYEIGEVWPFPCMVVITSGETLDKRKDEVWKSLDAQRDAIELLENQPAEAAKLIADYFIAEPTLKTLNRGELSREVVIEEAIATQTFSAKLGTDDLARIQELADILQELGSLKTRDGKPFDTSAILDLSWQQAREL, encoded by the coding sequence ATGAAGGCGAAACACTGGCTGGTTCCCGCTCTAATGCTGTTCAGCGCTTTCGCGCAGGCTCAGGAAACATTCAAGGTCGGTTATATCCGTGTGATGGACGACGCGCAGGCCATGGTTGCCTACGAGGGTGAGTTCTACAAAAAGCACGGCTTGGACGTTGAGCTGGTTGAGTTCAGCTCCGGCACCGATCTGATCAAAGCGATTATTGGCGGCCAGCTGGACACTGGTGTGCTCGGCTTTACCAACGCGGTTGCCTGGGCTTCGAAGGGTGCAGACCTAAAGGTGGTTGGTGGCGCCCAGCAAGGCTATCACTCCATTGTCGCCCGGGAAGGAACCGGCATTGAGAAGATTGCCGATCTAAAAGGGAAAATCCTCGCCTCTCAAAAAGAAGGCAGTACGGCCGACGCGGTTCTTCGAGGCGTTACGTTGAAGGACGCCGGGATATCACCGAGTGACGTCAACATCATGGGCACCAGCCCAGCAGTTGCTGTGCAGTCGCTCGTCTCGGGCCGTACCGATGCGGCGTTTCTCTTCGAGCCCTATGACCGTATCGCCCAGCTTGTGGCGCCTGTGAAGCAGATCTATGAGATCGGTGAGGTTTGGCCATTCCCGTGCATGGTGGTGATCACTTCCGGCGAAACCTTGGACAAGCGCAAGGATGAGGTTTGGAAGTCCCTGGATGCACAGCGCGACGCCATCGAACTGCTGGAGAATCAGCCGGCAGAAGCAGCCAAGCTTATTGCTGACTACTTCATTGCCGAGCCGACCCTGAAGACGCTTAATCGCGGAGAGCTGTCTCGCGAAGTCGTGATTGAAGAAGCCATCGCTACTCAGACGTTCAGTGCCAAGCTTGGCACTGATGATCTGGCACGCATCCAGGAGTTGGCAGATATTCTTCAGGAGCTTGGTTCGCTTAAGACTCGCGACGGTAAGCCGTTCGATACCAGCGCGATTCTCGATCTGTCCTGGCAGCAGGCGCGCGAGCTCTAA
- a CDS encoding SCO family protein — protein MVLLTCWSSSFAIDRNALLDEANLLLLPRERQLPSLTLVDERGRSVTTDSLRGRWHLLFFGFTACPDVCPTTLSDMRRLFSQLPPAVREQLQLVLVSADPARDTPDALRTYLGYYRANFKGLTGEMAQLQKLSKAIGLPFIPEPEPEPAGNYSVSHSGNIAIVGPDGTLRGHIRAPFKLDGLRQALPALIEAE, from the coding sequence CTGGTGTTACTGACGTGCTGGTCATCTTCGTTCGCCATCGACCGCAACGCCCTGCTTGACGAGGCGAACCTGCTACTGCTGCCACGCGAGCGGCAGCTGCCAAGCTTGACGCTAGTGGACGAACGGGGACGCAGTGTCACGACCGATTCGCTGCGTGGCCGCTGGCATCTGCTGTTTTTCGGCTTTACCGCTTGCCCCGACGTCTGCCCTACCACGTTAAGCGATATGCGCCGGCTGTTCAGCCAACTGCCACCTGCGGTCCGCGAGCAGCTACAGCTGGTGTTAGTCTCCGCCGACCCAGCGAGGGATACGCCCGATGCACTGCGCACCTATCTGGGATACTACCGGGCGAATTTCAAAGGCCTGACCGGCGAAATGGCGCAACTGCAAAAACTGTCCAAAGCAATCGGCCTCCCCTTCATCCCTGAGCCTGAGCCTGAGCCTGCGGGCAACTACAGTGTCAGCCACAGCGGCAACATCGCGATTGTCGGCCCCGACGGGACCTTGCGTGGACATATCCGCGCACCGTTCAAGCTGGACGGGCTGCGGCAAGCTCTGCCGGCGTTGATCGAAGCCGAGTGA
- the fnr gene encoding fumarate/nitrate reduction transcriptional regulator Fnr translates to MSESIKVRKQPQAHCKDCSLSGLCLPLSLNMQGMEALDDIVKRGRPLKKGEMLFRQGDTFSSVFAIRSGALRTFSVTDAGEEQITGFHLPSEMVGLSGMDTETYPVSAQALETTSVCEIPFDRLDELSVLLPQLRRQLMRIMSREIRDDQQMMMLLSKKTADERIATFLVNLSARFSARGFSANHFRLPMSRNEIGSYLGLAVETVSRVFTRCQANGLLEAEGKEVRILDSIRLCALAGGNMDA, encoded by the coding sequence ATGTCCGAGTCGATCAAGGTCCGTAAGCAGCCGCAAGCACATTGCAAGGACTGCTCTCTCTCTGGCCTGTGCCTGCCGCTTTCATTGAACATGCAAGGCATGGAAGCGCTCGACGACATCGTTAAGCGCGGGCGGCCGCTGAAAAAGGGAGAAATGCTTTTCCGGCAGGGTGACACTTTCAGTTCCGTGTTCGCCATCCGCTCCGGAGCACTACGCACGTTCAGCGTCACCGACGCCGGTGAGGAGCAGATCACCGGCTTTCATTTGCCAAGTGAGATGGTCGGACTTTCTGGCATGGACACCGAAACCTATCCGGTATCCGCGCAGGCGCTGGAAACGACATCGGTTTGTGAAATCCCTTTCGATCGCCTCGACGAGCTCAGCGTGCTGCTGCCCCAGCTACGCCGTCAATTGATGCGCATCATGAGTCGCGAAATTCGCGATGATCAACAGATGATGATGTTGTTGTCGAAGAAGACCGCAGACGAGCGCATCGCGACGTTCCTGGTCAACCTCTCCGCGCGCTTCAGCGCCCGCGGCTTCTCTGCCAATCACTTCCGCCTACCCATGTCGCGCAATGAAATCGGCAGCTACCTGGGCTTGGCAGTCGAAACCGTCTCCCGTGTCTTCACTCGTTGCCAGGCGAACGGCCTGCTGGAAGCTGAAGGCAAGGAAGTACGTATTCTCGACTCCATTCGTCTATGCGCCCTGGCGGGCGGAAACATGGACGCCTGA
- the hemN gene encoding oxygen-independent coproporphyrinogen III oxidase, which yields MLDAIRWDADLIHRYDQAGPRYTSYPTALQFDGKMGSFDLLHALRRSRQAGRTLSLYLHLPFCSSVCYHCRSNKVITADRGRAFSYLKQLEKEIELVACHLGPDQVVEQLHVGGGTPTFASHDQLRQLMAHLRKHFTLQDDDHADFGIDIDPRETDWATMGLLRELGFNRVNISVPDLAPTVQSAINRTQTLEQTQTIIDAARTLQYRTIDINLIYGLPLQTPPHFARTVDAVIALQPDRVSVSSYEHLPERHMAQRRINAADLAESANKLKMLQTGVEQLTHAGYRYIGMDHFALPDDELAVAQEDGRLQRNVQGYTTHGYCDLIGLGVSAISQIGDLYCQNSSDVTIYQQTLSQGQLATVRGLRCSEDDQIRRRVIQALLCDFELRFDEVEKDYGIDFRTYFQKSWPALNQMAADGLIQLNDNAISIQPSGRLLAHALCMQFDHYQPASPVSQFSRAI from the coding sequence ATGCTCGACGCCATTCGCTGGGACGCCGACCTGATCCATCGTTACGATCAGGCAGGGCCGCGCTATACGTCATATCCGACCGCCCTCCAGTTTGACGGCAAGATGGGTTCTTTCGATCTTCTGCATGCGCTTCGACGTAGCCGGCAGGCCGGCCGGACGCTTTCGCTGTACCTCCACCTGCCGTTTTGCTCAAGCGTCTGCTATCACTGCCGCAGCAACAAGGTCATCACCGCCGACCGTGGCCGCGCCTTTTCCTACCTGAAACAGCTGGAAAAGGAAATCGAGCTGGTCGCCTGTCATCTCGGCCCTGATCAAGTAGTCGAGCAACTGCACGTAGGCGGCGGAACACCAACCTTTGCTAGTCATGACCAGCTGCGCCAGCTAATGGCTCATCTGCGCAAGCATTTCACCTTGCAGGATGATGATCATGCCGACTTCGGTATAGACATTGACCCTCGCGAGACTGACTGGGCCACGATGGGCCTATTACGCGAGCTGGGTTTCAATAGGGTCAACATCAGCGTGCCGGATCTCGCTCCGACAGTGCAGAGCGCCATCAACCGAACGCAGACGCTAGAGCAGACCCAGACGATCATCGACGCCGCGAGAACCCTGCAATATCGCACCATAGACATCAACCTGATCTATGGGCTGCCGTTACAAACCCCGCCACATTTCGCGCGGACGGTCGATGCCGTCATCGCTCTACAGCCAGACCGGGTCTCAGTATCTAGCTATGAGCACTTACCTGAGCGGCACATGGCACAGAGGCGAATCAACGCGGCAGACCTTGCGGAATCAGCTAACAAGCTGAAAATGCTGCAAACCGGCGTGGAACAGCTCACTCACGCCGGTTACCGCTATATCGGAATGGATCATTTCGCACTGCCTGATGACGAACTCGCAGTCGCGCAGGAAGATGGCAGATTGCAACGCAACGTGCAGGGTTACACCACCCATGGATACTGCGACCTGATTGGCCTGGGCGTTTCGGCCATTAGCCAGATAGGTGATCTGTACTGCCAGAACAGCAGCGATGTCACGATCTACCAGCAAACGCTGAGCCAGGGCCAGCTCGCTACCGTTCGCGGCTTGCGCTGCAGCGAAGATGACCAGATCAGACGCCGTGTGATCCAGGCACTTCTGTGCGACTTCGAGCTGCGTTTCGATGAAGTCGAAAAGGACTATGGAATCGATTTCAGAACCTACTTCCAGAAAAGTTGGCCAGCCCTTAACCAGATGGCCGCCGACGGACTTATCCAACTGAACGACAACGCCATCTCCATTCAGCCATCGGGAAGACTGTTGGCTCACGCATTGTGTATGCAATTCGACCATTACCAGCCAGCATCGCCCGTTTCGCAGTTCTCCCGGGCCATCTGA